In Saccharomonospora marina XMU15, one genomic interval encodes:
- a CDS encoding fructose-bisphosphatase class II family protein gives MRTTDWGTAGKAGGARAKVGNVGSSAGTGGPDHTLALELVPVTEAAALAAGRWVGRGDENSGKAAAVDVIHKLIPSVSIRGAVVIGGDGQLLRDGEEVGEAGSPACDVGISAGDGALSVARDVPNALVAIAVAERGALYDPPPAHSMEKLAVGPDCADVVDIDRPVAQNLRAVATAKGVGVPDVVVAVLNRPWHRELVYQIRDAGARVHLVEGGEVAGAIAAARPESPVDMLLGTGGAAEGVVAAAALSCLGGSLQARLRCKAREDEETGHDFGEVLHTRDLVRGESISFCATAVTGSEVLRGIQHHGGHSTTESIVLCSKPRIVRIVRSEHRQAGRRERGEHRFA, from the coding sequence ATGAGAACCACGGATTGGGGCACCGCAGGCAAGGCAGGCGGTGCCCGCGCGAAGGTAGGCAACGTCGGTTCGTCGGCAGGGACCGGCGGACCCGATCACACTCTCGCTCTCGAACTGGTGCCGGTCACCGAGGCCGCCGCGCTGGCGGCAGGCAGGTGGGTCGGTCGGGGCGACGAGAACAGCGGCAAGGCGGCCGCCGTCGATGTGATCCACAAGCTGATCCCCTCGGTGTCGATACGCGGTGCGGTGGTGATCGGTGGGGACGGGCAGCTGTTACGCGACGGCGAGGAGGTCGGCGAAGCGGGCAGCCCGGCCTGCGACGTGGGGATAAGCGCGGGCGACGGTGCGCTCTCGGTGGCAAGGGACGTGCCGAACGCGCTGGTGGCGATCGCGGTGGCCGAGCGTGGTGCACTGTACGATCCGCCGCCGGCTCACTCGATGGAAAAGCTGGCCGTCGGGCCCGACTGCGCTGACGTCGTCGACATCGACCGCCCGGTGGCGCAGAACCTGCGAGCCGTTGCCACGGCCAAGGGCGTTGGGGTGCCGGATGTCGTCGTCGCGGTTCTCAACCGGCCCTGGCATCGGGAGCTGGTGTACCAGATCCGCGATGCAGGCGCCCGGGTCCACCTGGTCGAGGGCGGCGAGGTAGCGGGCGCGATCGCCGCCGCGCGTCCCGAGAGTCCGGTGGACATGCTGCTGGGCACCGGGGGAGCGGCGGAGGGAGTCGTCGCCGCGGCCGCGCTGTCCTGCCTGGGCGGGTCGTTGCAGGCCCGGCTGCGCTGCAAAGCCCGCGAGGACGAGGAAACCGGCCACGACTTCGGTGAGGTGCTCCACACCCGCGACCTGGTGCGCGGGGAGAGCATCTCGTTCTGCGCCACCGCGGTCACCGGTAGCGAGGTGCTGCGCGGGATACAGCACCACGGGGGCCACTCCACCACAGAGTCCATTGTGCTGTGTTCGAAACCGCGAATCGTGCGGATCGTCAGGTCGGAGCACCGGCAAGCCGGACGGCGTGAGCGCGGGGAGCATCGATTCGCATGA
- a CDS encoding LysR family transcriptional regulator, translated as MPQLADLDLLLSVESYGSVGKAAQAHSLSQPAASIRISAMERRLGLKLLERSPTGSKLTEEGEMLAKYARNVMRAARELLEFGSASQSGGAKRLRIAGSPAISEHLIPEWLNRSGFSFGEARVEVRAGSVDALRRLIRESHVDLAFIDGWCQAGSQVRKQFGDDMATRYICDDKLSVVVGATHPWARRQTPVTVEELASAALVLRERGSGIREFTDELLKTAPASGSYVELPSSAAIKQAVATSQRVTVLNISTVRPELAEGRLKLVAVDREMPAKPIYAAWSAGRGLPEYARELVEIAASKGSPMPVLLPDQKTKSSLLMEAETTVKT; from the coding sequence ATGCCTCAGCTCGCTGACCTCGATTTGCTGCTGTCCGTGGAAAGCTACGGCAGCGTCGGAAAGGCCGCGCAGGCGCACAGCCTTTCACAGCCGGCAGCCAGTATCCGAATCAGCGCGATGGAGCGTCGGCTGGGGCTCAAGCTGCTGGAGCGTTCTCCCACCGGTTCGAAGCTCACCGAGGAAGGAGAAATGCTCGCGAAGTACGCCCGCAACGTGATGCGGGCAGCACGGGAATTGCTGGAGTTCGGATCGGCGTCGCAATCCGGCGGCGCGAAACGGCTGCGGATCGCGGGCAGCCCGGCGATCTCCGAGCACCTGATCCCGGAATGGCTGAACCGGTCCGGGTTCTCCTTCGGCGAGGCCCGCGTCGAGGTGCGGGCAGGCAGCGTAGACGCGCTGCGCAGGCTGATCCGCGAGAGCCATGTCGATCTGGCGTTCATCGACGGCTGGTGCCAGGCAGGCAGCCAGGTGCGCAAGCAGTTCGGCGACGACATGGCGACCCGCTACATCTGTGACGACAAGCTGTCCGTGGTCGTCGGCGCGACGCACCCGTGGGCCAGGAGGCAGACTCCCGTGACGGTGGAGGAACTGGCCTCGGCCGCACTCGTTCTGCGCGAGCGCGGCTCCGGGATCCGGGAGTTCACCGACGAGCTGCTGAAAACAGCGCCTGCCTCGGGAAGCTACGTCGAACTGCCCTCCAGCGCCGCGATCAAGCAGGCGGTGGCGACAAGCCAGCGGGTGACGGTGCTGAACATCTCCACCGTGCGACCCGAACTCGCCGAAGGCAGGTTGAAGCTGGTTGCCGTCGACCGGGAAATGCCGGCCAAGCCGATTTACGCGGCCTGGAGTGCAGGCCGCGGACTCCCGGAATACGCGCGAGAGCTGGTGGAGATCGCCGCGTCGAAAGGCAGCCCGATGCCCGTCCTGCTTCCTGACCAGAAAACGAAGAGCAGCCTTCTCATGGAGGCGGAAACCACCGTGAAAACTTAG
- a CDS encoding class I fructose-bisphosphate aldolase, whose protein sequence is MSALNKIARTLVSGRRGILAADESIGTMSSRLEKVGVEPTEENRRVYRELIVTTPGLAESVSGVILADETFHQKLANGRTFPRFLDELGILTGIKVDTGAKPLAGAPGEKVTEGLDGLRERVAGYVQGGATFAKWRAVITIGDELPSARAVRANVHALARYAGLCQEGGLVPIVEPEVLMDGDHSLSRCERVTASVLASLFEELDLMGVQLDGIVLKPNMVVPGTGSSQRPTATDVAKATVDTLRATVPPSVPGIAFLSGGQSPELATQHLAAMQQLDPLPWELTYSFGRALVGPALETWRGEAGSWAAAQQALSERAVANAAAR, encoded by the coding sequence ATGTCAGCTCTGAACAAAATCGCGCGCACACTCGTCTCCGGCAGGCGGGGCATCCTCGCCGCCGATGAGAGCATCGGGACGATGTCGTCCCGGCTGGAGAAGGTTGGGGTGGAGCCGACCGAGGAAAACCGCCGAGTCTATCGCGAGTTGATTGTCACCACCCCTGGACTCGCGGAATCGGTGAGCGGTGTCATCCTCGCGGACGAGACATTCCATCAGAAACTGGCCAACGGTCGTACGTTCCCGAGGTTCCTCGACGAGCTGGGGATTCTTACCGGCATCAAGGTCGACACCGGCGCCAAGCCGCTGGCGGGCGCCCCGGGCGAGAAGGTCACCGAGGGCCTCGACGGGTTGCGCGAACGAGTAGCGGGTTACGTGCAAGGCGGAGCGACGTTCGCCAAGTGGCGCGCGGTGATCACGATTGGTGACGAGCTGCCGTCTGCCCGTGCGGTGCGCGCGAACGTGCACGCGCTGGCCCGCTATGCCGGTCTGTGCCAGGAAGGCGGGCTGGTGCCCATCGTGGAACCCGAGGTGCTGATGGACGGCGACCACTCGCTGTCGCGGTGCGAGCGGGTGACGGCTTCCGTGCTGGCGTCGCTGTTCGAGGAACTCGACCTGATGGGGGTTCAGCTCGACGGTATCGTCCTCAAGCCCAACATGGTGGTTCCCGGCACGGGCAGTTCACAGCGGCCGACGGCGACCGACGTCGCCAAGGCTACAGTGGACACTCTGCGTGCGACCGTACCGCCGTCGGTACCGGGCATCGCCTTCCTCTCCGGCGGGCAGAGCCCGGAACTGGCGACACAGCACCTTGCCGCGATGCAGCAACTCGACCCGTTGCCGTGGGAGCTCACGTACTCGTTCGGTAGGGCGCTCGTCGGTCCTGCGCTCGAGACATGGCGGGGCGAGGCGGGCAGCTGGGCTGCCGCGCAGCAGGCGCTCTCCGAGCGAGCCGTCGCGAACGCGGCCGCCCGCTGA